A single Scleropages formosus chromosome 4, fSclFor1.1, whole genome shotgun sequence DNA region contains:
- the gfral gene encoding GDNF family receptor alpha-like, whose product MNIWAVVVPKTRGSCLSEMKVCIQDSVCNAQLSGLFKSCSEPGCDGVRCQRAARRFYDGLPLGVAEMLVFCACEPDDPQCLSVRADIQSPACPERPEGTRTRTCLEARDDCVKDPLCRKQYGTFQSKCLRSESIFCHAGESCFGPVDLDLILGSDFECRRAFFGTMGTVLHQPCTCDGLNSDDRHACLFFRSIFHDKSPFVHGQNKGNESHEAAHVESRVLGLPWFGYQVVFLLVCILIMVTLITGIMVVLHKLG is encoded by the exons ATGAACATCTGGGCAGTAGTGG TTCCTAAAACCCGAGGATCCTGCTTGTCTGAAATGAAGGTCTGCATTCAGGACAGCGTGTGCAACGCACAGCTCTCAGGCCTCTTTAAGTCGTGCTCGGAGCCCGGGTGCGATGGCGTACGCTGCCAGCGGGCCGCGCGCCGTTTCTATGATGGCCTGCCGCTCGGCGTGGCCGAAATGCTCGTCTTCTGCGCCTGCGAGCCCGACGACCCGCAGTGCCTGAGTGTGAGAGCAGACATCCAGAGCCCCGCATGTCCTGAGCGTCCAGAGGGAACCAGGACGAGGACGTGCCTGGAAGCGCGAGACGACTGCGTGAAGGACCCGCTCTGCAG GAAACAGTATGGGACTTTTCAGTCCAAGTGTCTGAGGTCTGAATCGATCTTTTGCCACGCCGGTGAGAGTTGTTTCGGTCCCGTGGACCTGGACCTCATCCTTGGCAGTGATTTTGAGTGCAGGAGGGCCTTCTTTGGTACCATGGGCACTGTCCTCCACCAGCCGTGCACCTGTGATGGGCTCAACAGCGACGATCGCCACGCGTGCCTCTTTTTCCGATCCATTTTTCATGATAAATCACCTTTCG TTCACGGCCAGAATAAAGGAAATGAGTCACATGAAGCGGCACACGTTGAGAGCAGAGTGCTGGGATTGCCGTGGTTCGGCT atcAAGTTGTGTTTCTCTTGGTTTGCATCCTCATTATGGTAACCTTGATAACGGGCATCATGGTGGTTTTGCATAAACTTGGGTAA